From the Candidatus Nomurabacteria bacterium genome, one window contains:
- a CDS encoding ZIP family metal transporter, with translation MVSLWTVIFFSLVGGVLSLSGGFLLISNKKTAGKFSNYATPFAAGALLSAAFVDLLPEASHVGDAEKALTYTLIGIIGFFILERFLHWFHHHHVHDENGPKDPTVSLLVIGDTLHNFIDGIAIGSAFLLNSQTGIVVTLAVAAHEIPQEIGDFGLMLDKGMSRLKVIYVNIFSALATTVAAIIFFKLGDSHGLSLDGILGLIAGMFIYIAVSDIIPTIHENEAKKIAGPQTIMLLVGVIGVSLLTNFMHQYIDTDSHEPNSSSTVINQ, from the coding sequence ATGGTTAGTCTCTGGACAGTAATATTTTTCTCGTTGGTTGGTGGCGTATTGTCGCTATCTGGTGGGTTTTTACTTATTTCAAATAAAAAAACGGCTGGAAAGTTTTCGAATTATGCTACACCTTTTGCTGCTGGAGCACTGCTGTCAGCTGCTTTCGTCGATCTCCTACCTGAAGCATCTCATGTCGGAGATGCCGAAAAAGCCCTAACCTATACCCTAATCGGGATTATCGGATTTTTTATCCTCGAGCGCTTTCTACACTGGTTCCACCACCATCATGTTCACGACGAAAACGGCCCAAAAGATCCGACCGTATCACTTTTGGTAATTGGCGATACTCTGCATAATTTTATAGATGGAATTGCGATTGGTTCGGCATTTTTACTGAACTCTCAGACGGGTATAGTGGTTACTCTGGCTGTAGCTGCTCACGAGATCCCACAGGAAATTGGCGATTTTGGCCTAATGCTCGATAAAGGCATGTCCAGACTAAAAGTAATTTACGTAAATATCTTTAGCGCCCTCGCGACCACAGTGGCCGCGATAATCTTCTTTAAGTTAGGCGATTCCCATGGACTCTCACTCGATGGTATTTTAGGCCTAATCGCGGGCATGTTTATCTACATAGCTGTTAGTGACATAATCCCGACTATTCACGAAAACGAAGCCAAGAAAATTGCCGGACCTCAAACAATTATGTTGCTAGTTGGAGTTATTGGTGTCAGCCTACTCACGAACTTTATGCATCAATATATCGATACAGATTCTCATGAGCCAAATAGCAGCTCAACTGTAATAAATCAGTAA
- the sodN gene encoding superoxide dismutase, Ni, whose amino-acid sequence MKKVYAHCDVPCGIYETDTMRHAADTCRRMVEKIEELGEDTDLEHRNQFVRAVVVKEEHAQKCKDQLYLLWSDYFKPEHLADFPNLHDLFWRATKQCGKVKQTVSLEVCDELIKLVAEVASVFAQTKTQH is encoded by the coding sequence ATGAAAAAAGTATACGCGCACTGTGATGTGCCATGTGGAATCTACGAAACAGATACAATGCGTCATGCGGCCGACACTTGCCGCCGGATGGTTGAAAAGATCGAGGAGCTTGGCGAAGATACCGACCTAGAACATCGTAACCAGTTTGTCAGGGCTGTAGTGGTCAAAGAAGAACATGCCCAGAAGTGCAAAGACCAGCTGTATTTGCTCTGGAGTGATTATTTTAAACCAGAGCATCTTGCCGACTTCCCAAATCTTCACGACCTATTTTGGCGGGCTACGAAGCAATGTGGCAAGGTTAAGCAGACAGTTAGCCTAGAAGTGTGCGACGAGTTAATTAAACTAGTTGCAGAAGTCGCTTCGGTATTCGCTCAGACAAAAACTCAACATTAA